Proteins co-encoded in one Veillonellaceae bacterium genomic window:
- a CDS encoding 4Fe-4S binding protein yields the protein MRNSSQKYLFWILVVYLVVGLVYPAIGLLAIICMLAPVILAPFKGRYWCGNFCPRGSFYDNVIAKFSPRKSIPAVFRSTGFRIFMVVFIMGVFAIQMYYAWGDVSAMGAVFVRIILITTIVGIVLGVVYHQRAWCSFCPMGTMASWFSAKSKPLPLKVENSCVSCKLCTTACPMQLSPYDAKGSAAGFTHSDCLKCRRCVEKCPQKALSF from the coding sequence ATGAGAAATAGTAGTCAAAAATATCTATTCTGGATTTTAGTGGTATATTTGGTAGTAGGTCTGGTTTATCCCGCGATTGGCCTGCTTGCGATAATATGTATGCTTGCGCCGGTCATACTGGCTCCGTTCAAAGGGAGATATTGGTGCGGCAATTTTTGCCCGCGAGGCAGTTTTTACGATAACGTAATTGCAAAATTTTCTCCTCGGAAATCTATCCCTGCTGTTTTCCGCAGTACTGGATTCCGAATATTTATGGTTGTATTTATCATGGGCGTATTTGCCATCCAGATGTACTACGCATGGGGTGATGTCTCGGCAATGGGAGCGGTGTTTGTGCGGATTATTTTAATAACAACAATCGTCGGTATTGTGCTAGGGGTTGTATATCATCAGCGTGCATGGTGTTCCTTCTGCCCGATGGGTACGATGGCGAGCTGGTTTAGCGCTAAGTCCAAGCCTCTGCCTTTAAAGGTAGAAAATTCGTGCGTTAGCTGTAAATTATGTACGACTGCATGTCCTATGCAATTATCGCCCTATGATGCAAAAGGAAGCGCAGCGGGGTTTACCCATAGCGATTGTTTAAAATGCCGCCGCTGCGTAGAAAAATGCCCTCAAAAGGCGCTGTCGTTTT
- a CDS encoding type II secretion system F family protein, with product MLIAITLLTFTMFFILSYLALNAFLPVRDPVEMRLKALENYGGSRTDIDHELDKPFKERILAPLTSNLASAVDRLAPASVKKVVADRLAMAGGFAGLGVEEFLLFCIILAVALSSVVCSLAMVLQTPAGKTFALAIIFGLIGLIAPFVLLSRNIAQRKLSIQRDLPDVLDLLTVSVEAGLSFDGALAKLSEKMKGALVDEFTRLLQEIRMGIPRREALTAMGLRCDVPDVSLFTTSLVQADQLGVGIGNVLRVQSASMREKRQQRCEEKAMKAPIKMMLPLVLFIFPTIFIVLLGPAIIQIMAVLMDR from the coding sequence ATGCTTATCGCTATTACGCTATTAACGTTCACAATGTTTTTCATCTTGTCTTATTTAGCACTGAATGCATTTCTGCCGGTACGTGACCCAGTTGAGATGCGCCTTAAGGCCTTGGAGAACTATGGCGGCAGCCGGACCGATATTGATCATGAGTTGGATAAACCTTTTAAAGAAAGGATTTTAGCACCGCTTACCAGTAATTTAGCTTCGGCCGTCGACCGGCTTGCTCCGGCATCAGTCAAGAAAGTGGTGGCCGATAGGCTGGCTATGGCCGGCGGCTTCGCTGGATTAGGCGTTGAAGAGTTTCTGCTGTTTTGCATAATATTAGCTGTTGCGCTGTCGTCCGTTGTTTGCTCTTTAGCCATGGTGTTACAAACACCGGCCGGAAAAACTTTTGCGCTGGCCATAATCTTCGGACTTATCGGATTAATAGCGCCTTTTGTCCTGCTTAGCCGAAATATCGCCCAGCGTAAGCTAAGTATTCAGCGTGACTTACCCGACGTGCTTGACTTATTGACAGTAAGTGTCGAAGCCGGGCTAAGTTTTGACGGAGCCTTAGCCAAACTTTCGGAAAAAATGAAAGGGGCGCTTGTCGACGAGTTCACCCGACTGCTGCAGGAAATCCGGATGGGCATACCGCGCCGGGAGGCCCTGACTGCAATGGGACTAAGGTGTGATGTCCCCGATGTGTCACTATTTACGACCTCGCTTGTCCAAGCCGATCAATTAGGGGTAGGAATCGGCAATGTGCTGAGGGTCCAATCAGCAAGCATGCGGGAAAAGCGCCAGCAGCGGTGCGAAGAAAAGGCTATGAAAGCTCCTATTAAAATGATGCTTCCGTTGGTATTGTTTATCTTTCCAACTATATTTATCGTGCTTTTAGGTCCGGCTATCATCCAAATAATGGCAGTATTAATGGATAGATAA
- a CDS encoding CpaF family protein produces the protein MSLLKRLEMQKQAEKPSGREAVKTAAPARSDPYQNLKTRIHRKIVDEMSSDENKALTEKDVDKAALGKVVAQIANAVMDLENMPISRADRAKIITEVVEGVLGYGPIDPLLKDDSISEVMVNSPSQVYVERKGKLVLTDVKFRDDAHVMQVIEKIVAPLGRRIDESSPMVDARLPDGSRVNAIIPPLALKGPSLTIRKFAKNPLTVERLIDFGTITREMADFLQACVEGKLNIVVSGGTGSGKTTTLNILSSFIPSDERIVTIEDAAELQLRQDHVVTLETRPANIEGKGAITMRDLVRNSLRMRPDRIVVGEVRSGEALDMLQAMNTGHDGSLTTGHANTPRDMLSRLETMVLMAGMDLPVRAIREQIASAIDLIVQQSRLQDGSRRITHLTEVQGMEGDVITLQDIFIFEQMGKDKNNKIIGQFKPTGIRPKFLEKLASNGISVPNEIFWSK, from the coding sequence ATGTCGCTGTTAAAACGTCTGGAAATGCAAAAGCAAGCAGAGAAGCCGAGCGGGCGGGAAGCGGTTAAAACAGCCGCCCCGGCGCGGTCCGATCCATACCAGAACTTAAAAACACGTATTCATCGCAAGATAGTCGATGAGATGAGCAGTGATGAAAATAAGGCGTTAACCGAAAAAGACGTCGATAAAGCCGCCCTCGGAAAAGTTGTGGCGCAGATTGCCAACGCCGTAATGGATCTTGAAAATATGCCGATCTCGCGAGCTGACAGGGCAAAAATCATTACCGAGGTGGTCGAAGGAGTATTAGGCTATGGACCAATCGATCCCTTGCTTAAAGACGACAGCATTTCTGAGGTCATGGTCAATAGCCCTTCCCAAGTCTATGTCGAACGCAAAGGCAAGTTGGTGCTGACAGATGTTAAATTTCGCGATGACGCCCATGTTATGCAGGTTATTGAAAAAATTGTTGCTCCGTTAGGGCGGCGGATTGATGAGAGTTCGCCAATGGTAGATGCCCGTCTGCCGGACGGTTCGCGAGTTAATGCCATAATTCCGCCGCTGGCGCTTAAAGGTCCGTCGCTTACTATTCGAAAATTTGCCAAAAACCCGCTAACTGTTGAGCGATTGATCGATTTTGGGACAATAACCCGGGAAATGGCTGACTTTCTCCAGGCTTGCGTTGAAGGCAAGCTTAATATAGTTGTTTCTGGCGGTACCGGCTCAGGTAAAACAACTACACTTAATATATTATCCTCATTTATCCCGTCCGATGAGCGTATTGTAACTATCGAGGATGCCGCAGAACTTCAATTGCGGCAGGATCACGTAGTAACCCTCGAGACCAGGCCGGCTAATATTGAGGGTAAAGGGGCAATAACCATGCGTGATCTAGTCCGTAACAGCCTGCGGATGCGGCCGGATCGTATTGTTGTAGGCGAGGTGCGGAGTGGTGAGGCGCTGGATATGCTCCAGGCTATGAATACCGGTCATGACGGGTCCTTAACAACTGGCCATGCCAATACACCGCGTGATATGCTCAGCCGTTTGGAAACAATGGTGCTTATGGCCGGTATGGACCTGCCGGTACGGGCTATCCGTGAGCAGATTGCCTCAGCAATAGACCTAATCGTACAGCAGTCCCGACTGCAGGATGGCAGCCGCCGAATTACCCATTTAACGGAAGTCCAGGGTATGGAAGGTGATGTAATAACCCTGCAGGACATATTCATCTTTGAGCAGATGGGTAAAGATAAAAACAATAAAATTATCGGTCAGTTTAAGCCGACCGGGATCAGACCAAAGTTTCTGGAAAAGTTAGCGTCTAACGGGATCAGTGTACCTAATGAGATATTCTGGTCTAAGTGA
- a CDS encoding pilus assembly protein, translated as MVVLGIKKYIRDNRGQAVVEFALIVPVLLLLVLGIMEFSMVIHQYMVVAGASREGARAAALGGSDADIEAAVQNAVSGLDSAKLIVTPSPTPTRTQGDPVTVTVTYPFKPVTPLIGAFFSEDYRVKGITVMRVE; from the coding sequence ATGGTAGTGCTAGGCATAAAAAAGTATATTCGCGACAATCGCGGGCAGGCCGTAGTGGAGTTTGCTTTAATAGTGCCGGTACTGCTGCTGCTGGTTTTAGGAATTATGGAGTTTAGCATGGTAATTCATCAATATATGGTTGTCGCGGGAGCATCTCGTGAGGGGGCCAGAGCTGCGGCACTGGGCGGTAGTGATGCCGATATTGAAGCAGCTGTCCAGAATGCTGTCTCCGGACTTGACAGCGCTAAACTTATCGTTACGCCATCGCCTACACCAACTAGGACGCAAGGTGATCCGGTGACAGTCACTGTTACATATCCGTTTAAGCCGGTTACGCCGCTGATAGGCGCATTTTTCTCGGAAGATTACCGCGTTAAAGGGATAACTGTAATGCGGGTAGAGTAG
- a CDS encoding Flp family type IVb pilin gives MMLWWQNIKASVRNEKGQGMVEYGLILALVAVAVVGVLGAMGDQLNTMFTTVSEGLQ, from the coding sequence ATGATGCTATGGTGGCAGAATATCAAAGCCTCAGTTCGTAATGAGAAGGGCCAAGGGATGGTCGAATACGGTTTAATCTTAGCGCTCGTTGCAGTTGCAGTTGTAGGTGTACTGGGAGCAATGGGCGACCAACTAAATACGATGTTTACTACTGTTTCAGAAGGACTTCAATAA
- a CDS encoding histidine kinase yields MESNTVDVKMLDKIVKDTLVAIEKSKSQIFDIYESARNEMENVKKDVERVKQKTADTIFAVDELEKRERRAQLRLMEVSRNFKAYKEEDIEAAYNEAKNLQVELAVAREQEQQLRRQRDELEIRLKSLKDTVEKAENLVSQIGVVLGYLGSEMGGVVTKIESLQQSQLFGVKIIKAQEEERRRVAREIHDGPAQAMANVVFRAEVCERLVDIDIERCKNELRDLREQVRGCLKETRKIIFDLRPMTLDDLGLVPTVKRFLDTMKDRTGLSADIKVHGEEKRLDSYLEIGLFRIIQEALKNVEKHAAANTVRVIIEFTPSFILAAVEDNGRGFDSADSVGTESFGILGMRERMNLLHGEIKIKSRKGKGTRVRIKVPLR; encoded by the coding sequence ATGGAATCAAATACGGTTGATGTAAAAATGCTTGATAAAATAGTAAAAGACACGCTCGTAGCCATCGAAAAGAGCAAGAGTCAAATTTTCGATATTTATGAGTCTGCTCGTAATGAAATGGAAAATGTAAAGAAAGATGTTGAGCGTGTAAAACAGAAAACGGCTGATACAATCTTTGCGGTTGATGAACTGGAAAAACGCGAGCGGCGGGCTCAACTGCGTCTGATGGAGGTCAGCCGTAATTTTAAAGCATATAAAGAAGAGGACATTGAGGCAGCTTATAATGAGGCCAAAAACCTGCAAGTTGAGCTGGCTGTTGCCCGTGAGCAGGAACAACAGCTGCGGCGTCAGCGTGATGAACTTGAAATTCGCCTTAAGTCGCTTAAAGATACTGTTGAAAAGGCTGAAAACCTGGTATCGCAGATTGGAGTTGTCTTGGGCTATTTAGGCAGTGAAATGGGCGGCGTTGTTACTAAAATTGAATCACTGCAGCAAAGCCAATTGTTCGGGGTAAAGATTATTAAAGCTCAGGAAGAGGAGCGGCGCCGCGTAGCTAGGGAAATTCACGACGGTCCGGCCCAGGCGATGGCCAATGTCGTATTTCGGGCTGAGGTATGCGAGCGCCTGGTTGATATTGATATCGAACGTTGTAAAAATGAGTTACGAGACCTACGAGAACAGGTGAGGGGCTGTTTGAAAGAAACACGGAAAATCATTTTCGATCTGCGGCCGATGACACTTGATGATTTGGGGCTGGTTCCGACCGTTAAACGCTTCTTGGATACAATGAAAGACCGGACCGGTTTGAGTGCTGATATAAAAGTACATGGTGAAGAGAAACGGTTAGATTCTTATTTGGAAATTGGTTTGTTTCGCATCATTCAAGAGGCTCTCAAAAATGTCGAAAAACATGCTGCCGCTAATACAGTCCGGGTGATAATTGAATTTACACCAAGCTTTATTTTAGCTGCCGTTGAAGATAATGGCCGAGGTTTTGATTCTGCTGATAGTGTTGGTACCGAAAGTTTTGGCATATTAGGCATGCGTGAACGAATGAATCTCTTACATGGTGAAATAAAAATTAAATCTAGAAAAGGCAAGGGCACTAGAGTAAGAATTAAAGTCCCCCTCCGCTAG
- a CDS encoding type II secretion system F family protein, translated as MVLLISVLVFLATNVIILTAYKVLTTEKRMVSKRLDTYIRKPAVPDQRVEQADGAKHGGIRLVIRGISKYIESPRITPWLEHQLMQAGLPIRGSEFLVVCSGAAVLAALILMLFTGKLVVAALGLALGFVIPLIFLRVKIDRRTAAFNNQLGDSLVLIANSLRTGYSFMQAIEMVSKEMPKPISEEFERALKEMSLGVSTEDAMNNLAKRIDSNDLDLVITAVIIQRQVGGNLAEILDNIAATIRARVKMKGKIRTLTAQGRISGIIVGLLPIAVGILIYMMNPEYIKVLFTHPIGRMMLIAGVVSQLLGIIMIRRIINIEV; from the coding sequence ATGGTGCTGTTAATTTCAGTATTGGTATTTCTTGCAACCAACGTAATAATATTAACAGCCTACAAGGTGCTGACAACTGAAAAAAGAATGGTGAGCAAGCGGCTGGATACGTATATACGAAAACCAGCCGTGCCCGATCAGCGTGTTGAGCAAGCTGACGGTGCAAAACACGGGGGGATTCGACTGGTTATTCGGGGCATCAGCAAGTATATTGAGTCACCCCGAATAACACCCTGGTTGGAACATCAACTTATGCAGGCCGGGCTGCCGATACGTGGTTCCGAATTTCTTGTAGTGTGCAGTGGCGCAGCTGTATTAGCGGCGTTAATTCTCATGCTTTTTACCGGCAAGCTGGTGGTTGCGGCACTAGGTTTAGCATTAGGTTTCGTTATTCCGCTCATCTTTCTCCGGGTTAAGATTGACCGACGGACGGCGGCTTTTAACAATCAGCTTGGCGATTCACTGGTTTTAATTGCAAATTCGCTTAGGACCGGCTACAGTTTTATGCAGGCAATCGAAATGGTATCGAAGGAAATGCCTAAGCCGATTTCGGAAGAGTTTGAAAGAGCCCTCAAAGAAATGAGTCTAGGGGTTTCAACCGAAGACGCTATGAATAATCTTGCCAAACGAATTGATAGCAATGATCTGGACTTAGTTATCACAGCCGTAATTATTCAGCGGCAGGTTGGCGGTAATCTGGCCGAAATTCTGGATAATATTGCTGCTACAATCAGAGCAAGAGTTAAAATGAAGGGCAAGATTAGAACCCTTACTGCTCAAGGCCGTATTTCAGGAATAATTGTCGGTTTGCTTCCCATAGCTGTCGGGATACTTATATATATGATGAATCCTGAATATATTAAAGTGCTATTTACGCACCCGATCGGCCGAATGATGCTGATTGCCGGTGTTGTCAGCCAATTGCTTGGGATTATAATGATTAGAAGGATAATAAACATTGAGGTTTGA
- a CDS encoding MinD/ParA family protein, whose amino-acid sequence MAEKIKVLIADDIEATRINIGKLMEFHPEITSVAEAATADEAIEKAKSTNPDIILMDINMPGMDGITATEVISTELPGTAIIIMSVQGEQEYLRRAMLAGAKNYLVKPFTGDELLQAVKQVYANEQKRRNVVAMAKPPAKGKIITIFSTKGGIGKTTIATNLAVALADRTGAKVGIVDADLQFGDVSLFLNLLPQATIADLVRDIDNLDPTLINSYLTAYNENVKVLPAPFRPEQAETITGSHLSAILETMQTMFDYVIVDTAPMFNDTILSILDVSDQIMVVSSMDLPTIKNVKLCLEIMESLNYLPDKVKVVLNRANSEGGMEPHEAEESLRCTFIATLPSDGRVVVGSVNRGIPFVASDPDAQVSQSVFNLAKTLASGEWKVKQQPKGVVEKLKRLFG is encoded by the coding sequence ATGGCCGAGAAGATAAAGGTACTAATCGCTGACGATATTGAGGCGACCCGGATAAATATTGGCAAGCTGATGGAGTTCCATCCCGAAATAACATCAGTTGCTGAGGCTGCTACGGCAGACGAGGCTATTGAAAAGGCTAAAAGCACCAATCCTGATATTATCCTTATGGATATAAACATGCCCGGCATGGATGGAATTACGGCAACTGAGGTGATATCTACTGAACTGCCAGGGACAGCTATAATTATCATGAGTGTTCAGGGCGAGCAGGAGTATCTGCGCCGCGCCATGCTAGCCGGGGCAAAAAATTATTTAGTCAAGCCCTTCACCGGCGATGAGCTGCTACAGGCTGTTAAACAAGTTTATGCAAACGAGCAGAAACGCCGCAACGTGGTAGCCATGGCAAAGCCACCGGCTAAAGGTAAGATTATTACGATCTTCAGTACTAAAGGGGGCATTGGCAAAACAACTATTGCCACCAATCTGGCCGTCGCGCTAGCTGATAGGACGGGTGCCAAGGTTGGGATTGTTGACGCCGACCTTCAGTTTGGCGATGTGTCGCTATTTTTAAATTTGCTGCCGCAAGCAACGATTGCTGACTTGGTGCGGGATATTGACAATCTTGACCCAACTCTGATTAACAGTTACCTCACCGCTTATAATGAGAATGTCAAAGTGCTTCCGGCGCCGTTTCGGCCTGAGCAAGCCGAAACTATTACCGGCAGTCACCTGTCCGCCATCCTGGAAACTATGCAGACCATGTTTGATTACGTGATAGTTGATACTGCGCCAATGTTTAATGACACGATATTATCCATCCTAGATGTATCAGATCAGATAATGGTAGTTTCCTCAATGGATCTGCCGACAATCAAGAATGTTAAATTGTGCTTGGAAATAATGGAGTCCCTGAACTATCTCCCCGACAAAGTAAAGGTCGTTTTAAACAGGGCCAATTCAGAAGGCGGCATGGAGCCGCACGAAGCTGAAGAAAGTCTGCGCTGCACCTTTATCGCTACTCTGCCGAGTGACGGTAGAGTAGTCGTCGGTTCGGTCAACCGCGGAATACCTTTCGTGGCTTCCGATCCTGATGCCCAAGTATCCCAGTCGGTATTTAACTTAGCTAAGACATTGGCTTCAGGTGAGTGGAAAGTTAAGCAGCAGCCTAAAGGCGTTGTCGAGAAATTAAAACGCCTGTTTGGTTAA
- a CDS encoding BON domain-containing protein produces the protein MYYIRAFFTAVILAAFIIIVSPSALAAESLSVAVNQSRVLHFSGVQRVAIANPDIADVLVVSGSEVLLLGKAPGATTFHVWSYAGRSSYLVEVAADDAPIANEIRAILGYENIRVSKVGKTIILEGKVSDQYQKGRAEAVAGAYGNKVVNLLELTKPVQVKIEAKIVEIDRAKEKKLGINWSAADAPGMFSFGQSAINKTASKAFGSLGTYSEINAELKALIKNGAAKILSQPNVITLSGDKADILVGGQIPVPVSVQNGQIAIEWKDYGIKLEVAPMVNAEGLINSKIKAEVSSLDWDSGKSIELGNNMKIPPIKSSQAETSIALSSGQTMAIGGLISSQATRDITKVPLLGDLPVIGNLFKSTAFNKNETELIILITPSIVDPADYIPQATQEMQDFIQEDPWGGTNDGREDKGTNR, from the coding sequence ATGTATTATATACGCGCTTTCTTCACGGCCGTTATACTTGCTGCGTTTATCATAATCGTTAGTCCGTCAGCTTTGGCTGCTGAAAGTCTGTCAGTCGCCGTCAATCAGTCACGGGTACTGCACTTTTCTGGCGTTCAACGGGTTGCAATTGCAAATCCTGATATCGCTGACGTCTTGGTGGTTTCCGGCTCGGAAGTTTTGCTGCTCGGAAAAGCGCCTGGCGCCACGACCTTTCATGTGTGGTCGTATGCCGGCCGGTCCAGTTATCTGGTAGAAGTTGCGGCCGATGATGCGCCAATTGCCAATGAAATCAGAGCTATTTTAGGCTATGAGAATATTCGGGTCAGTAAAGTCGGTAAAACGATAATTCTTGAGGGTAAAGTAAGCGATCAATATCAAAAAGGCCGGGCAGAGGCTGTTGCCGGTGCCTATGGCAATAAGGTCGTCAATTTACTGGAGCTTACTAAGCCGGTACAGGTGAAAATTGAGGCCAAGATAGTTGAAATAGATCGCGCTAAAGAGAAAAAATTAGGTATTAATTGGTCTGCAGCTGATGCTCCGGGAATGTTTAGTTTTGGCCAAAGCGCTATCAACAAAACAGCCTCTAAGGCATTTGGAAGTTTGGGAACCTATTCCGAAATTAACGCCGAGCTTAAAGCGCTCATTAAGAACGGGGCGGCAAAAATCCTGTCACAGCCGAATGTCATAACACTTAGCGGTGATAAAGCCGATATTTTAGTAGGAGGCCAGATTCCTGTTCCCGTAAGTGTCCAAAACGGACAGATTGCCATAGAATGGAAGGATTATGGTATTAAACTGGAAGTTGCGCCGATGGTTAACGCCGAGGGTTTAATTAATAGCAAAATTAAAGCTGAAGTAAGTTCATTAGATTGGGATTCGGGGAAAAGCATTGAGTTGGGTAACAATATGAAGATTCCGCCGATCAAATCAAGTCAGGCCGAGACTTCAATTGCCTTATCTTCAGGACAGACAATGGCTATTGGTGGCTTGATTTCCAGCCAAGCAACACGGGATATTACTAAAGTTCCGTTACTTGGTGATTTACCGGTTATTGGAAATTTGTTCAAAAGCACTGCTTTTAACAAGAACGAGACTGAGCTAATTATCTTAATTACACCTTCTATTGTTGACCCGGCTGACTATATACCGCAGGCTACGCAAGAAATGCAAGATTTTATCCAAGAGGATCCATGGGGAGGGACAAATGATGGCCGAGAAGATAAAGGTACTAATCGCTGA
- the cpaB gene encoding Flp pilus assembly protein CpaB, producing the protein MQKFSNKGLLAIALILSVMISLLVYNYLQKASGRTDAKDSVPVIVAKADMPPKTKITPGMVEETKVPSEYVQPGAVMDLNSIVGTIVREHIVPGEQVTEQRLMRENKAAGFTGIIPRDKRALTVMVNEVSGVAGFIKPGDYVDVIATFDQSTVGDDVSHLILQNVLVLAANRDAEDGITAEGNKQGAKETIKTSTITLAVTPDEAAKLTLVHEKGKINLALRPYLPLNGIEITNVVTPKDLVGIQVPSTPQPVYITSETANAVPSSGGPGVSVIRGTEIETIPLN; encoded by the coding sequence TTGCAAAAATTTTCAAACAAAGGATTGCTGGCAATTGCGCTGATTTTAAGTGTTATGATTTCACTGCTAGTATATAACTACCTGCAAAAAGCTAGCGGCCGTACTGACGCTAAGGACAGCGTGCCTGTCATTGTAGCTAAAGCTGATATGCCGCCCAAGACTAAGATAACGCCGGGTATGGTCGAAGAGACCAAGGTTCCGTCTGAGTATGTGCAGCCGGGAGCGGTAATGGATTTAAACAGTATAGTTGGGACAATTGTCCGGGAGCATATTGTGCCAGGCGAGCAGGTTACAGAACAGCGATTAATGAGAGAAAATAAAGCAGCTGGATTTACCGGTATTATTCCCCGCGATAAACGGGCTCTGACAGTAATGGTAAATGAGGTCAGCGGCGTTGCCGGATTTATAAAGCCGGGCGACTATGTTGACGTCATTGCGACCTTTGATCAGTCTACCGTAGGTGATGATGTCAGTCATCTTATTCTGCAAAATGTCTTGGTACTGGCTGCTAACCGTGATGCTGAGGACGGTATTACGGCAGAAGGGAATAAACAAGGAGCTAAGGAGACCATTAAAACCTCGACCATTACTTTAGCCGTTACGCCCGATGAAGCTGCCAAATTAACACTGGTCCACGAAAAAGGCAAGATTAATTTAGCTCTGCGCCCGTACTTGCCGCTGAACGGAATCGAAATAACTAATGTGGTAACGCCGAAAGATTTGGTAGGGATACAGGTTCCATCCACACCACAGCCGGTCTATATAACAAGTGAGACTGCTAATGCGGTTCCCTCGTCTGGCGGCCCAGGAGTTAGCGTGATTCGGGGCACCGAGATTGAGACAATACCGCTAAATTAA
- a CDS encoding type III PLP-dependent enzyme, with protein sequence MEKFFKLTKPAVDYLAENYGTPLLVISEKQIERNYKFLAKRLPGVKIYYAVKANPNERIIAKLNELGSCFDVASDGEILALSAQGVDADRMVYANPVKTPGGLKAAKSTGVNKFTFDSESEIAKMAKLVPGGTSLLRIRVDNPDAHVDLNKKFGARPEDALRLLEMAKAQGLDAAGICFHVGSQSPNADAYIQALQISRRLFDEAKQQGLDLRILDIGGGFPIPALNEDIDISGMIETIGAAVRKYFPDIEVWCEPGRFICGTAMNLITRVIGVQERNNKVWYFLDDGLYGTFSGIIFDHWDFELETFKTGPKIPATFAGPSCDSLDILFRDKLTVPLEMDDVLLVPNCGSYTSASATVFNGFAKTPILIWEDIELELTNNIILAG encoded by the coding sequence ATGGAAAAGTTCTTCAAACTGACAAAACCGGCGGTAGATTATCTGGCCGAAAACTATGGTACACCGCTGCTGGTTATTTCCGAGAAACAAATCGAACGCAATTATAAATTTCTCGCCAAGCGACTGCCTGGCGTTAAGATATATTATGCGGTCAAGGCTAATCCAAACGAGCGGATTATCGCAAAGCTGAATGAACTCGGTTCTTGTTTCGACGTCGCTTCGGACGGCGAAATTTTGGCGCTTTCCGCGCAGGGAGTAGACGCTGACCGTATGGTTTATGCCAATCCTGTAAAAACTCCAGGAGGCCTTAAAGCCGCTAAAAGCACCGGTGTAAATAAATTCACCTTTGACAGTGAGAGCGAGATTGCCAAGATGGCGAAGTTAGTGCCAGGCGGTACTTCTCTGCTGCGCATCAGAGTGGACAATCCCGATGCTCATGTTGACCTCAATAAAAAGTTCGGCGCCCGTCCGGAAGATGCGCTGCGCCTTTTAGAAATGGCTAAGGCCCAGGGGCTTGATGCCGCAGGGATTTGTTTCCATGTTGGCAGTCAGTCGCCTAATGCCGACGCTTATATCCAAGCTTTGCAAATCAGCCGCAGGCTGTTTGATGAGGCTAAACAACAAGGTCTTGATCTAAGAATTCTCGATATCGGCGGCGGATTTCCGATTCCCGCCCTCAATGAAGATATTGACATTTCCGGCATGATTGAAACAATCGGCGCGGCAGTAAGAAAGTATTTCCCTGACATCGAAGTGTGGTGTGAGCCGGGCCGGTTTATCTGCGGCACCGCGATGAACCTGATTACTAGAGTTATTGGTGTGCAGGAGCGCAATAATAAAGTTTGGTATTTCCTTGATGATGGTTTATACGGAACTTTTTCAGGTATAATCTTCGACCACTGGGATTTCGAGCTAGAGACTTTTAAGACTGGTCCTAAGATTCCGGCAACTTTTGCCGGGCCAAGCTGTGATTCGCTTGATATTCTCTTCCGCGACAAGCTGACAGTACCGCTGGAAATGGATGATGTGCTCTTGGTTCCCAACTGCGGTTCATATACTTCAGCTTCGGCTACCGTTTTCAACGGTTTTGCTAAAACGCCGATTTTAATATGGGAAGACATTGAACTGGAGCTTACAAACAATATAATATTAGCAGGTTAA